From one Bacteroidota bacterium genomic stretch:
- the der gene encoding ribosome biogenesis GTPase Der: MGNILGIVGRPNVGKSTLFNRLTESREAIVEETSGVTRDRHYGQSNWNGVKFSVIDTGGYVIGSDDIFEEEIRKQVDLAINESDVIVFLVDIMDGVMPMDEDVANLLRKSKKKVILVANKVDNHQRAQQAHDFYQLGLGEVFCISSINGSGTGDLLDAIVSAFPEKTTEDEIEHEIPWYAVIGRPNVGKSSFINALIGVDRNIVTPIAGTTRDTINTRYSSFGFDFMFVDTAGLRKKAKVTENIEFYSVMRSIRAIEKSDVCLLMLDAKEGIEGQDLNIFHLAEKNHKGIVIIVNKWDLVEKESNTHLEFEKKIREKIAPFNDVPIIFTSVLSKQRIFKALELAHKVYKNKSTKITTSKLNDLFLPLIEATPPPTGSRGKYIKFKYVTQLPTNFPAFAFFCNFPSEVKESYRRFLENKLRENFDFKGVPIEVYFRQK; this comes from the coding sequence ATGGGCAATATACTGGGAATAGTAGGCAGACCTAATGTAGGCAAGTCGACCTTGTTCAACAGACTTACTGAATCGAGAGAAGCAATTGTTGAAGAAACAAGCGGCGTTACACGTGATCGCCATTACGGGCAATCGAATTGGAACGGCGTTAAATTTTCAGTTATCGATACAGGCGGATATGTTATCGGATCAGATGATATTTTTGAAGAAGAAATACGCAAACAGGTTGATCTGGCCATTAATGAATCGGATGTTATTGTCTTTTTGGTTGATATCATGGATGGGGTAATGCCCATGGATGAAGATGTGGCCAATTTATTGCGCAAATCAAAGAAAAAAGTAATCTTAGTTGCCAACAAAGTAGATAATCATCAAAGAGCTCAACAAGCTCACGACTTTTATCAGTTAGGATTGGGTGAGGTATTTTGTATTTCATCGATCAATGGAAGTGGAACGGGGGACCTATTAGATGCCATCGTTTCGGCATTTCCTGAAAAAACAACGGAAGATGAAATTGAGCATGAAATCCCCTGGTATGCAGTTATCGGGCGACCGAATGTTGGGAAATCCTCATTTATTAATGCTCTTATTGGTGTTGATCGAAATATTGTCACCCCTATTGCAGGTACTACGCGCGATACAATTAATACACGATACAGCAGTTTTGGATTCGACTTTATGTTTGTAGATACTGCAGGACTCCGTAAAAAAGCGAAAGTAACCGAGAACATTGAGTTTTACTCGGTGATGCGTTCTATCCGCGCCATTGAAAAAAGTGATGTTTGTTTATTGATGCTGGATGCAAAAGAAGGCATAGAGGGTCAGGATCTGAATATTTTTCATCTAGCCGAAAAAAATCACAAAGGCATTGTAATCATTGTGAATAAATGGGATTTAGTAGAAAAGGAATCGAATACACATCTTGAGTTTGAAAAGAAAATCCGTGAGAAAATTGCTCCCTTTAATGATGTTCCAATCATTTTCACTTCGGTGCTGAGTAAACAACGAATTTTTAAAGCCCTTGAACTAGCTCACAAAGTTTATAAAAACAAATCGACAAAGATTACGACTTCAAAACTGAACGATTTATTTTTACCCCTCATTGAGGCTACCCCTCCTCCAACGGGCTCGAGAGGAAAATATATCAAGTTTAAATACGTAACCCAATTACCTACTAACTTCCCGGCATTTGCGTTTTTCTGCAATTTCCCGTCTGAGGTAAAAGAATCGTATCGAAGGTTTTTAGAAAATAAACTCCGTGAAAATTTTGATTTCAAAGGAGTGCCAATTGAAGTTTATTTTAGACAGAAATAA
- the era gene encoding GTPase Era: MHKSGFVNIIGNPNVGKSTLLNALVGEKLAIITSKAQTTRHRLMGIVNGEDFQIVYSDTPGIVDPHYKLHEYMMKFIDSALIDADIFLLVIEVNDKFNHPEVLDKIKNSGLPIILLINKIDLSDQETVVQQISEWQIKLPTAEIIPISALNHFNLEQVFNTLLEKLPENPPYFPKDELTDKSERFFVSEIIREKILLFYKKEIPYSVEVVVESFKESDKIIKIFALIFVARESQKAIIIGHGGLALKKVGTEARKDIEDFVGKQVFLELTVKVNKDWRDKDLQLKRFGYQQ, encoded by the coding sequence ATTCATAAATCAGGCTTCGTAAACATCATCGGAAACCCCAATGTTGGCAAATCAACTTTGTTAAATGCATTGGTTGGCGAAAAGCTTGCCATCATCACTTCGAAGGCCCAAACAACCCGTCATCGCTTGATGGGGATCGTGAATGGAGAAGATTTTCAAATCGTTTATTCCGATACGCCAGGCATTGTCGACCCTCATTATAAGCTTCATGAATACATGATGAAGTTTATCGATTCGGCTTTGATCGATGCCGATATTTTTCTGCTTGTGATTGAGGTAAACGACAAGTTTAACCATCCGGAGGTACTGGATAAGATAAAAAACTCCGGTTTACCGATCATTCTTTTGATCAATAAAATCGATTTAAGCGATCAGGAAACCGTTGTTCAACAAATAAGTGAGTGGCAAATCAAGTTGCCAACGGCAGAGATAATTCCTATTTCAGCTTTAAATCATTTCAACCTTGAGCAGGTTTTTAATACCTTATTGGAGAAACTACCCGAAAATCCACCTTATTTCCCGAAAGATGAGCTTACGGATAAATCAGAGCGGTTTTTTGTGTCAGAAATCATTCGTGAAAAAATACTTTTATTCTATAAAAAAGAGATTCCGTATAGCGTTGAAGTTGTGGTTGAATCATTTAAAGAATCAGATAAAATTATTAAGATATTTGCGCTTATCTTTGTAGCCCGTGAATCACAAAAAGCAATTATTATTGGTCATGGGGGTTTAGCCTTAAAAAAAGTAGGTACCGAAGCACGAAAAGACATCGAAGATTTCGTTGGAAAACAAGTGTTTTTGGAGCTTACTGTTAAGGTAAATAAAGATTGGAGAGATAAGGACCTCCAGCTTAAGAGGTTTGGATATCAACAATAA
- a CDS encoding Fic family protein, with amino-acid sequence MKKFKAGIFTKRYGYKGFKPSLLEFPFEWENDVVIKLLSEANTMLGELNVYSELVPDVNFFIEMHKVKEATNSTRIEGTRTNIGEAVLKKTNIAPEKRDDWQEVRNYIEALNYAIDRLDKFPLSIRLLKEIHAILLSGVRGEHKTPGEIRASQNWIGGASIDSAVFVPPHPSELPELLGNLELFWHDEKITLPHLIRIAIGHYQFETIHPFLDGNGRIGRLLITLQLLHYGLLTKPVLYLSAFFEQHRGEYSDSLLHVSTSNNIGQWLRFFMTGIIQTAKEGKETFVSIGKLREKYQKSVLQLGKRAKLANQLLQHLYSNPIISPRDVEQVLKITPATANRLLKEMEKTGMLIERTGFSRNRLYELHEYLGLFQR; translated from the coding sequence ATGAAAAAATTTAAGGCTGGAATATTTACAAAACGATACGGATACAAGGGGTTTAAGCCATCCTTGCTCGAATTTCCTTTTGAATGGGAAAATGATGTAGTAATAAAATTGTTATCAGAAGCTAATACCATGCTCGGGGAACTTAATGTGTATTCCGAGTTAGTTCCTGATGTCAATTTCTTTATCGAAATGCATAAAGTTAAGGAAGCAACAAATTCTACACGTATTGAGGGGACACGAACAAATATTGGAGAAGCTGTCCTGAAAAAAACAAACATTGCCCCTGAAAAAAGAGATGACTGGCAAGAAGTAAGAAATTACATTGAAGCTTTAAATTATGCCATTGACCGCTTGGATAAGTTTCCTCTTTCTATTCGACTGCTTAAAGAAATTCATGCTATCTTACTTTCAGGGGTAAGAGGTGAGCATAAAACGCCCGGTGAAATAAGGGCAAGCCAGAATTGGATTGGTGGAGCATCAATTGACAGTGCTGTTTTTGTTCCCCCACATCCAAGTGAACTGCCTGAACTTTTGGGCAATTTAGAACTATTTTGGCATGATGAAAAAATTACGCTGCCCCATCTGATCCGTATTGCGATTGGTCATTATCAATTTGAAACAATCCACCCTTTTTTAGATGGAAATGGCAGAATTGGACGACTATTAATTACCCTGCAACTTCTGCATTATGGATTGCTGACTAAACCGGTACTTTATTTATCTGCCTTTTTTGAACAACATAGAGGGGAATATTCGGACTCTTTGCTGCACGTTTCAACTTCAAACAATATAGGCCAGTGGCTCCGGTTTTTTATGACCGGAATTATCCAAACTGCCAAAGAAGGAAAAGAGACTTTTGTGAGTATTGGCAAATTAAGGGAAAAATACCAAAAATCCGTGCTACAATTAGGAAAACGGGCTAAACTGGCGAATCAATTATTACAACACCTTTATTCCAATCCCATAATCAGCCCCCGGGATGTTGAACAGGTATTGAAAATAACTCCTGCCACGGCAAACCGTTTATTAAAAGAAATGGAAAAAACGGGAATGTTAATAGAGCGAACCGGATTTTCAAGGAATCGCTTATATGAATTGCATGAGTATTTGGGGTTATTCCAAAGGTAA
- a CDS encoding glycosyltransferase family 2 protein has translation MADYPLVSIIAINFNQLRVTIEFLQSVSKISYPNYEVIIVDNASKEDTSAVLKQQFPEFIFIRSEVNLGFAGGNNLGIRNAKGEYFMLLNNDTEVEAGFLEPLVEAMQANQKIGMVGSKVRFYDSPETIQFAGATPMTKYTATSHFIGHNQKDVGQYDQQTITPFASGAAMMTSRSVCKKVGLMAEFFFLYYEELDWQERIRKAGYEIHYIPQSLVYHKESISVGKNSPLQAYWKSRNRLLLIRRNYTQFNIFISFLFLTFVSYPYHLLKYIARRDLVSIKVHSIALGWHYFNAFNMKRIHQNDYL, from the coding sequence ATGGCCGATTACCCACTCGTATCAATTATTGCAATCAATTTCAACCAATTACGGGTTACCATTGAATTTCTTCAATCAGTAAGCAAAATCTCCTATCCTAATTATGAGGTAATCATTGTTGATAATGCTTCGAAGGAAGATACAAGTGCAGTTTTAAAACAACAATTTCCTGAATTTATTTTTATCAGAAGTGAAGTAAACCTTGGATTTGCAGGTGGCAATAATTTAGGAATCCGGAATGCCAAAGGCGAATACTTTATGTTGCTTAATAATGATACAGAAGTTGAAGCCGGGTTTTTAGAGCCATTGGTTGAAGCGATGCAAGCCAATCAAAAAATAGGGATGGTGGGTTCGAAAGTTCGGTTTTATGATAGCCCTGAAACCATTCAGTTTGCAGGAGCAACTCCCATGACAAAATATACCGCAACCAGTCATTTCATAGGACATAACCAAAAAGATGTGGGACAGTATGATCAGCAAACCATTACTCCATTCGCCTCAGGAGCCGCCATGATGACTTCACGTTCAGTTTGTAAAAAAGTAGGTTTGATGGCTGAATTCTTCTTTTTATATTATGAAGAGCTCGACTGGCAGGAAAGAATCCGAAAAGCGGGTTACGAAATTCATTATATCCCCCAATCGCTTGTTTATCATAAGGAGAGCATTTCAGTTGGTAAAAATAGCCCCTTACAAGCTTACTGGAAATCACGAAATCGGCTGCTTTTAATCCGACGGAATTATACTCAATTTAATATCTTTATCAGTTTTCTGTTTCTTACTTTTGTTTCATATCCTTATCATTTGTTAAAATATATTGCACGAAGGGACCTGGTTTCTATTAAGGTTCACAGCATTGCACTTGGCTGGCATTATTTCAATGCTTTTAATATGAAACGTATCCATCAAAACGATTACCTTTAA
- the deoC gene encoding deoxyribose-phosphate aldolase, whose amino-acid sequence MNYFNKSYHINEDEIKSRLNKILNQKNSSDEKLEIYRQILGMIDLTALEGSDTNKKITKLCEMAQSFHLAGKNIPDVAAICVYPPFVALAKSRLSGSNIQIASVAGAFPSGQSPIKVKLAEISYAIEQGADEIDMVISRGKFLEGDYQTVYDEIAAISEVCKDVHLKVILETGELETLKNIKRASVIAISAGADFIKTSTGKIQPAATTEAFLVMLDAIKEHYQKTNKKIGIKPAGGISEPEQAIQYYLLVKDVLGEEWLNPQLFRFGASRLASKILDIIKD is encoded by the coding sequence ATGAACTATTTTAATAAATCATATCATATTAATGAGGACGAAATTAAAAGCCGACTTAATAAAATCCTGAATCAAAAGAATAGTTCAGATGAAAAGTTGGAAATCTATCGCCAAATTCTCGGGATGATTGATTTGACAGCACTTGAGGGCTCTGACACTAATAAAAAAATAACCAAGCTATGTGAAATGGCCCAAAGTTTTCATTTAGCAGGCAAAAATATTCCGGATGTTGCAGCAATTTGTGTTTACCCTCCTTTTGTTGCATTGGCAAAAAGTCGGTTAAGCGGTTCAAACATTCAGATTGCGTCTGTAGCAGGTGCATTTCCAAGCGGTCAATCTCCAATAAAAGTTAAACTGGCGGAGATTTCTTATGCGATTGAGCAAGGTGCAGACGAAATTGATATGGTTATTTCCCGTGGTAAATTTTTAGAAGGCGATTATCAAACTGTTTATGATGAAATTGCAGCAATCAGTGAGGTTTGCAAGGATGTTCATCTAAAAGTGATTCTTGAAACCGGTGAATTGGAAACCCTCAAAAATATTAAAAGAGCAAGTGTAATTGCGATTTCTGCCGGAGCCGATTTTATTAAAACTTCAACCGGAAAAATACAACCAGCTGCAACCACCGAGGCATTTCTTGTTATGTTGGATGCGATAAAAGAGCATTATCAAAAAACGAACAAAAAAATAGGAATCAAACCGGCAGGAGGTATTTCGGAACCTGAACAGGCGATTCAATATTATTTATTAGTTAAGGATGTTTTAGGTGAAGAATGGCTGAATCCTCAACTTTTCAGATTCGGAGCAAGCAGATTGGCTTCAAAAATTTTGGACATAATTAAAGATTAA
- a CDS encoding DUF4296 domain-containing protein produces the protein MKISYLIIPLFLLISCTQNQKKDAKLVISEEKMIDILFDVQLSEAYLANNRDLGEGENKSLSAKYYKDIFEKHQISRQQFDESLKFYQNNLPKLRILYDSVAKRIEYLKEQNKSN, from the coding sequence ATGAAAATCAGCTATTTAATTATCCCCCTTTTTTTACTTATTTCCTGCACCCAAAATCAAAAAAAAGATGCGAAATTGGTTATTTCGGAAGAAAAAATGATTGATATATTATTTGATGTGCAACTCTCTGAAGCTTATCTGGCTAATAATCGTGATTTAGGTGAAGGTGAAAATAAATCTTTGTCTGCCAAATATTATAAGGACATTTTTGAGAAACATCAAATTTCGAGACAACAATTTGATGAAAGCCTCAAATTTTATCAAAATAATCTCCCAAAATTGAGAATTCTTTACGATAGTGTGGCAAAAAGGATAGAATATCTGAAGGAACAAAATAAATCGAATTAA
- the recQ gene encoding DNA helicase RecQ produces MTDIDDKKLYEFLKKYFGFTSFKGNQKEIIRSVLSGRDTFVIMPTGGGKSMCYQFPALVSEGTAIIVSPLIALMKNQVDAIRNYGSEDGIAHFLNSSLSKIEINKVKEDLLSKKTKLLYVAPESLTKAENIELLKLINISFYAIDEAHCISEWGHDFRPEYRRLRPIIQEIGKEVPVIALTATATPKVQQDIMKNLGMMSSNIFKSSFNRPNLYYEVRPKDKNIKREIIRYVKNNTGKSGIIYCLSRKMVEEIAETLQVNGIKALPYHAGLDASTRRQNQDKFLMEESDVIVATIAFGMGIDKPDVRYVIHHDIPKSLEGYYQETGRGGRDDGEGRCITFYSYDDIQKLEKFVKGKPVAEQEIAKQLLFETVAYAESSVCRRKQLLHYFGEVYEEDNCGNCDNCLNPKTSFEGTEYVQMVIETVLAVKQLFKANHIINILVGKNTATVKQSKHHKLEMFGKGEEKGEKFWNAVIRQSLIARLLLKDIENYGLLKVGADGLKYLDHPYSIMLTMDHDYDNPEDDEFLTANSPKISTTDKELFSLLKDLRKEISKKEKLPPFVIFQDPSLEDMAIQYPITMDELQQITGVGAGKASKYGQPFLDFIKAYVEENEIMRPNDLVVKSVVNKSGLKVYIIHNIDRKLPLEDIASAKSLTLPELLTEIEHIVASGTKIDINYYIDETIDEYHQEEIFDYFREDASSDSIEDAIKELGEDEYTEEEIRMMRIKFMSEIGN; encoded by the coding sequence ATGACTGATATTGATGATAAAAAATTATATGAGTTCTTAAAGAAATACTTTGGCTTTACCAGTTTTAAAGGTAACCAAAAGGAAATCATCAGAAGCGTATTATCAGGTCGGGACACATTCGTGATCATGCCAACCGGTGGTGGCAAATCAATGTGTTATCAGTTTCCGGCATTGGTAAGCGAAGGCACTGCTATTATCGTTTCTCCCCTGATTGCATTAATGAAAAACCAGGTTGATGCCATCCGAAATTATGGATCGGAAGACGGTATTGCTCACTTCTTAAACTCTTCATTATCAAAAATTGAAATTAATAAAGTAAAAGAAGATTTGCTGAGCAAAAAAACCAAGCTATTGTATGTAGCTCCCGAATCATTAACAAAAGCAGAGAATATTGAACTTTTAAAATTGATCAATATATCATTTTATGCCATTGATGAGGCTCATTGTATCTCAGAATGGGGCCATGATTTCAGACCGGAATACAGAAGATTAAGGCCAATTATACAAGAAATTGGAAAAGAAGTCCCCGTAATTGCACTTACAGCTACAGCTACTCCAAAAGTGCAGCAAGACATCATGAAAAACCTTGGGATGATGTCATCAAATATCTTTAAGTCCTCATTTAACCGACCCAATTTATATTATGAGGTCAGGCCAAAAGATAAAAACATAAAGCGGGAGATTATCAGATATGTTAAGAATAACACCGGAAAGTCTGGAATTATTTATTGTTTAAGCCGCAAAATGGTTGAAGAAATTGCTGAAACCCTTCAGGTGAACGGTATAAAGGCGCTACCCTATCATGCAGGTTTGGATGCATCAACCCGAAGGCAAAATCAGGATAAATTCTTGATGGAAGAGTCGGATGTGATCGTTGCTACGATTGCGTTTGGTATGGGAATCGATAAACCAGACGTCCGTTACGTTATCCATCATGACATCCCCAAAAGCTTAGAAGGCTATTATCAGGAAACAGGTCGTGGCGGACGTGACGACGGCGAGGGAAGATGTATCACTTTTTATAGTTACGACGACATCCAAAAGCTGGAAAAATTTGTAAAGGGCAAACCTGTTGCAGAACAAGAAATAGCCAAACAATTGCTATTCGAAACTGTAGCTTATGCCGAATCTTCAGTTTGCCGCAGAAAACAATTATTGCATTATTTTGGAGAAGTATACGAAGAAGACAATTGTGGTAATTGTGATAATTGTTTGAATCCAAAAACCAGTTTTGAAGGCACGGAATATGTTCAAATGGTTATTGAGACAGTATTAGCTGTAAAGCAGCTCTTTAAAGCCAATCATATTATCAACATTCTTGTCGGTAAAAATACCGCAACTGTTAAACAATCCAAACATCATAAGTTAGAAATGTTTGGAAAAGGCGAAGAAAAAGGGGAGAAATTCTGGAATGCGGTAATCCGTCAAAGTTTAATTGCCCGCTTACTTCTCAAGGATATTGAAAATTATGGGCTATTGAAGGTAGGTGCTGATGGTCTGAAATATTTGGATCATCCATACTCGATCATGCTGACCATGGATCATGATTACGACAATCCTGAAGATGATGAATTCCTTACTGCCAATTCACCTAAAATAAGCACTACCGATAAAGAATTATTTTCTTTATTAAAAGATTTGCGTAAAGAGATTTCGAAAAAGGAGAAACTTCCTCCTTTTGTAATTTTTCAGGATCCTTCACTCGAAGATATGGCGATTCAATATCCCATTACGATGGATGAACTACAGCAAATTACTGGCGTTGGGGCAGGAAAAGCAAGTAAGTACGGTCAACCATTTCTTGACTTTATTAAAGCTTATGTTGAAGAAAATGAAATTATGCGCCCCAATGATTTGGTAGTAAAATCGGTGGTGAATAAATCTGGTTTAAAAGTTTATATTATTCACAATATTGATCGTAAATTGCCGCTCGAAGATATTGCATCGGCCAAAAGCCTTACTTTACCTGAATTACTTACTGAAATTGAACACATTGTAGCCTCAGGCACAAAGATTGACATCAATTATTATATTGATGAGACTATTGATGAATATCATCAGGAAGAAATCTTTGACTATTTTAGGGAAGATGCCTCGTCAGATTCAATCGAAGATGCTATTAAGGAACTTGGTGAAGATGAATATACTGAAGAAGAAATTAGAATGATGAGAATTAAATTTATGTCAGAAATAGGCAATTAA
- a CDS encoding KpsF/GutQ family sugar-phosphate isomerase produces MKTKEEIKQIAIETILIESQAINNLKNFIDEDFIHCINLIHKSKGRVIITGIGKSAHIAAKIVSTLNSTGTPSIFMHAADAIHGDLGIIRNDDVVICISKSGETPEIKILAPLLKNMGNTLIAMVGNTDSYLAKQADMILCTAVKKEACPNNLAPTASTTAQLVMGDALAVCLLECKGFTANDFAKYHPGGALGKKLYLRVANLYINNEKPQVSPETGINEVILEISSKRLGTTAVVENGKLLGIITDGDLRRMLHQTSDITNLKAKDVMSVNPRQINEDMLVIDALDLMRKNNITQLVVSENQVYKGIIHLHDILREGIL; encoded by the coding sequence TTGAAGACAAAGGAAGAAATCAAGCAAATAGCCATTGAGACTATTTTAATTGAATCGCAAGCAATTAATAATTTAAAGAACTTCATCGATGAGGACTTTATTCATTGTATAAACCTAATTCACAAATCAAAGGGAAGGGTAATTATTACGGGGATAGGGAAGAGTGCACATATTGCAGCAAAGATTGTATCTACCTTAAATTCAACAGGAACACCTTCGATATTTATGCATGCTGCTGATGCAATACATGGTGATTTGGGAATTATTCGTAATGATGATGTGGTAATTTGTATTTCAAAGAGTGGAGAAACCCCGGAAATAAAGATTTTGGCACCATTATTAAAAAATATGGGAAATACTTTGATTGCCATGGTGGGAAACACAGATTCGTATTTGGCGAAGCAGGCAGATATGATACTATGTACCGCTGTTAAAAAAGAAGCTTGTCCGAATAATTTGGCCCCAACTGCCAGTACAACTGCACAGCTTGTGATGGGTGATGCGTTGGCTGTTTGCTTGCTGGAGTGTAAAGGATTTACTGCGAATGATTTCGCCAAATATCATCCTGGGGGAGCCTTAGGTAAAAAACTGTATTTAAGAGTTGCAAATCTTTATATCAATAATGAAAAGCCACAGGTTTCGCCCGAAACTGGCATTAATGAAGTAATTTTGGAAATCTCTTCAAAAAGGCTTGGAACCACTGCAGTAGTCGAAAATGGGAAACTTTTGGGTATTATTACCGATGGTGATTTACGAAGGATGTTACATCAAACCAGCGATATAACGAACCTAAAAGCTAAAGATGTAATGTCGGTAAACCCACGGCAAATCAACGAAGATATGCTGGTTATTGATGCCCTTGATTTGATGAGGAAGAACAATATTACGCAACTGGTTGTAAGTGAAAATCAGGTTTACAAAGGAATAATTCATTTACATGATATTCTCAGGGAGGGGATCTTGTAA